Proteins encoded together in one Vicia villosa cultivar HV-30 ecotype Madison, WI unplaced genomic scaffold, Vvil1.0 ctg.001024F_1_1, whole genome shotgun sequence window:
- the LOC131632826 gene encoding uncharacterized protein LOC131632826: protein MRDLERSVKKLTDPNRSYEVFCDASKKGLGGVLMQDGQVVAYASRQLRSHEENYPTHDLELAAIVFALKRRWMEYLKDFDFDLKYHPGKANKVADALSRKEIKVAELMMLEFGLMEKFRNLDLQFECAPTGVLISNLCIENELRERIRQAQWNDVELQAKANLPDFVRTSDGLILFGRRICVPNNGELRRAVCDLPTSKDRAPKARWYVATIGYSCLEMGQYIHGLHCGTTTVLGGHDSIWVIVDRLTKSAHFLPVKTTHKVSHLARLFVVEIVRLHGVPSSIVSDRDPKFTSWIWKAFHQEMGTDLNLSTSNHPQTDGQTERTIQTIEDMLRACILEIGGSWKDNLPLIEFAYNNSYHASIGMAPYEALYGRKCRSPLCWSEVGEKGILGPEIIQETTEKVKMIRDKMKQAQDRQKSYADKRRRPLEFDVGDHVFLKLALPPSLSGLHDVFHVSQMRKFEPDSFHHILPDTIEVEPDLSFQLKPCRILEYASKSLRSKEIPLVKVLWEESRADEATWELESEMWELYPHLIW from the exons ATGAGAGACTTGgagagaagtgtgaaaaagcttacag ATCCAAACCGATCTTATGAAGTTTTCTgcgatgcttctaagaaaggtttaggtGGAGTGTTGATGCAAGATGGACAGGTTGTAGCTTATGCATCTAGACAATTGAGATCGCATGAAgagaattatcctactcatgaccTTGAACTCGCTGCAATTGTGTTTGCGctcaag aggagatggatggagtacttgaaggactttgattttgatttgaagtaCCATCCCGGTAAAGCTAATAAGGTAGCGGATGCCTTGAGTAGAAAAGAGATAAAAGTTGCAgagttgatgatgttagagtTTGGCCTTATGGAGAAGTTCAGAAATTTGGATTTACAATTTGAGTGCGCACCAACGGGTGTGTTGATAAGTAACTTGTGTATTGAGAATGAGTTGCGGGAAAGGATCCGTCAAGCACAGTGGAATGATGTAGAATTGCAGGCTAAAGCAAACCTTCCAGATTTCGTTCGTACATCTGATGGACTCATTCTTTTTGGACGAAGGATATGTGTGCCAAACAACGGGGAGTTAAGGAG AGCAGTGTGTGATTTGCCAACAAGTAAAGATAGAGCACCAAAGGCCCGGTGGTATGTTGCAACCATTGGATATTCCTGTTTGGAAATGGGACAGTATATCCATGGACTTCATTGTGGGACTACCACGGTATTAGGTGGGCATGACTCGATATGGGTGATAGTGGACCGTTTGACTAAGTCCGCGCATTTCTTACCGGTTAAGACAACTCACAAGGTTTCTCACCTTGCGAGGCTTTTTGTAGTGGAAATTGTAAGATTGCATGGTGTACCTTCTAgcattgtgtcagatagagatccgaagttCACTTCCTGGATTTGGAAAGCTTTTCATCAAGAGATGGGTACAGATCTGAATTTGAGCACTTCTAACCACCCTCAAACAGATGGACAAACAGAAAGGACTATTcaaaccattgaggatatgctaAGGGCATGTATCTTGGAAATTGGTGGAAGTTGGAAAGATAACTTACCTTTGATAGAATTCGCGTATaacaacagttatcatgcgagtatcggtatggccccATATGAAGCCTTGTATGGGAGGAAGTGTCGATCACCGTTGTGTTGGTCTGAAGTTGGTGAGAAGGGAattcttggaccggagataaTTCAAGAAACCACAGAAAAGGTTAAGATGATCCGAGATAAGATGAAACAAGCTCAAGATCgacagaagagttatgcggacaAACGAAGGAGACCGTTGGAGTTTGAtgtaggagatcatgtgttcttgaag TTAGCGTTGCCtccttcactatccgggctgcatgacgtattccatgtgtctcaaatGCGCAAGTTCGAGCCGGATTCGTTTCATCATATCCTACCAGATACGAttgaagtagaaccagatctttcATTCCAACTGAAACCGTGTCGTATTCTGGAGTATGCTAGTAAGTCTTTGAGAAGCAAGGAGATACCTCTTGTCAAGGTGTTGTGGGAAGAGTCGCGAGCTGACGAAGCTACTTGGGAGCTCGAATCAGAGATGTGGGAGTTGTATCCTCACCTGATCTGGTAA